ACTATTAATACTAGTATTACTTGTTAATATTTTTGCAGATATTTTTAATACTTTACTTGCAATAATCATATAAATACCTTCACTAATTGCTAAACATATATATATTTTCGATATATTTATTATAGTTGGTATTATTTGTTGATTCTCTATTTTATAAAAAATCATTCCTATCACAAACATACTTAAAATAGTATGTATACCAAAACTTATAGGTAACATTCTAATACATGTTAATATTAATAAGTAAAACAAAGAGTTTTTAACAATGTTTTTTAAGTTAAAGTTTAAATTAAATAAAATGTATCCAGATAAAACTAAAAAAATACTTTCTGGAAAACTTCTAATTATTACATATGATAATGATGAATTTAACATTCAATTCTCCTCTTCATTAATATTATACACTACGAATTATATCATATTTTACATATTTTTACAATTAATCCACAACTATGCAAATTAAAAAAAATATGCAAAAGTAATAGTACTTTTGCATATTTTTTATATATATTTTCTCATGTTTTTCAAAGCATTTTTCTCTATCCTAGAAACTTGCGCTTGAGAAATACCAATCTCATCAGCTACTTCAATCTGAGTTCTCCCTTTATAAAATCTTAAATCTAAAACCAATCGTTCTCTTCCATTTAATTTTTTTATAGCTTCTTTAAGAGCTATTTCTTGTAACCAATTTTCATCCGTATCTTTTTTATCTTGAACTTGGTCCATTACAAATATAGCATCTCCATTGTCCTGATATACCGGATCAAATAATGATATAGGATCTTGAATAGCATCTAAAGCCATTACTACATCTTCAACATCTAGTTCAAGCTCTTTAGCTATCTCAGAAACAGTTGGTTCCTTAGAATTAGACCTTACTAGCCTCTCTCTCACTTGAAGAGCTTTATATGCAATGTCTTTTAAGGACCTACTCACCCTTATAGGATTATTATCTCTTAGATACCTCCTTATCTCTCCTATAATCATAGGGACTGCATAAGTTGAAAATCTTACATTTTGACTTAAGTCAAAATTATCAATTGCCTTTATAAGTCCTATACAACCTATTTGAAATAAATCGTCAATATTTTCCCCTCTGTTATTAAACTTTTGAATTACACTCAGAACCAATCTTAGATTTCCTCTTACAAATTCTTGTCTAGCTACTTCATCTCCATTTTTAATTTTTATAAGGAGTTCTGTCATTTGATTATTTTTAAGAACTGGTAACTCAGAGGTATTTACTCCACAGATTTCAACTTTATTTATTTGCATTACAACTCAGTCCTCTCTTAAAAAGTATTTCTTATACAATTATTTACATCTAGTATATTTTTATACTGTTTAAGAGTAATTATTTATTCTCTAAACAAATTTTTTCATCTCTTTTTTTAGTCTAGATATTATCTTTTTCTCCAATCTAGATATGTACGATTGTGATATGCCTAACATCGTAGCAACTTCCTTTTGAGTTCTTTCATTTCCTTTGCTAGCTAGCCCAAATCTTAACTCCATAATTTGTTTTTCTCTATCTGAAAGTCTATCAAGAGCCATAACTAAAAGATCTTTATCTATCTCCTCTTCTATTAACTTGTATATTTCGTCATTTTCTGTTCCTAATATATCAGATAATAAAAGTTCATTCCCATCTAAGTCAACATTAAGAGGCTCATCAAATGATACCTCTGTTTTCTTTTTATTGTTTTTTCTTAAATACATAAGTATTTCATTTTCTATACATCTAGATGCATAAGTAGCTAGCTTTATATTTTTATTTAACTTAAATGTATTCACAGCTTTTATTAAACCTATTGTCCCTATTGATATAAGATCTTCCACATCAATCCCTGTATTTTCAAATTTTCTAGATATATATACTACCAATCTTAAATTTCTTTCAATTAAGATAGATTTTATACTTTCATCATGTTCTAAGTTTTTTAAAAGCTCTTGCTCTTCCTCAGTAGAAAGCGGTGGAGGCAATATATTTACGCCTCCCAAGTAATATAGACTCTTTGGATTTAAAAGACCTAATCTTTTTAATATTTTATAAAAATAACCTATACACTTTGACTTTAATTTTATAAAATTTTTCATAAAACTATCCCCCTTAAATTTTATATACTCATTAATAGTTGTGGATTTAATATAGCGTTATAACCATCTTCATTAAAATTGGAAAGCCCTAATATTACATTAGGTATTTTTTGTCCATCAACTTTTATGTAATCTGATTTTATGCCTATTACCAAGTTGCTATCATTTATCTGCTTTACAGGTATCATTCTAATCCTATAAGATATATTTTTATCAACTTTATCTATAACATTATCAATTGAACTTATATTTATATTTTTAAGATCTAGTTTTTGGAATTCTTCAGGTAAAATTCCATATAATTTATTAGCACTTATAATAACAACTTCACTTTTACTTATCGGATCTTTCAATAAGTTCCCTGTATCTATTAAAGCCTTAAGTTCCACCTCTTTTTCATCTATACATACCGTCATATCCTTTTTCATACTTGCTATATGCTTTAATTCTTTTATGTCATTATAAATATATTTAAGAACTACTCCACTTATATATGTAATTAAGATTATAAAAGATATAGTTAAATGTGTGATGCCTGTACAATATATAATAAAAAACGAACTTCCAGCAATAAAAATATTAACAAAATAAAATATGGTCAAAGTCCTTAAATATCCCTTTAACGATTCATTATTAAATGCTATTTTCGTTACAATTAAAATTAATAATACTTTCATAGGAATTGAAAAAAACAAATTAAAATTATCAAATAAATACAAAATTGAATATATCATTCCAATTGTAGCACCTGTCCATTTTTTCTTCATAGAACTATTATTTTTTGAAATTATAGCAGTGCAACTTATTATTATATAATTTACTAATAAGTTTTCAATTGCATAATATTCTACGTACACCTCCATCCCCCCCTTGAAACATTTACCTATATTATAGTTTAGGTTTAATGAGTTTTATGTCATAATTGATAGTCGAACCAAATTTAATTTATTCTTAAATAAAACAAAAAAACGCAAAAAAAAAGAAGATAGTACTATCTTCTTCTTCTTAGGAATGTTGGAATCTCCATATCATCACTTTCTATGTATGTTGAACTTGTATTTTGTTTAACAACAGTTTCATCTTCTTGTTTTTGTTCTGGCATTACTGGTCTTTGAGGCTCTCGTGCCGGATTATGATTTAAACTGCTTTGTTGAAAGTTTTGATGTTGTCCTTGATTCATTGCGTTGTTTCTATTTATTAAATCTAAATCCATATCTTGTCCATCTTCAAATCCTGTAGCTATAACAGTTATAACAAGATCATCTTTTAAATCTTCTTTTATTGTAGCTCCAAATATTATATTAGCTTCAGAATCACAAGATTCTTGAACTAATGTAGAAGCTTCATTTATTTCAAATAGTCCTAAGTTTGCTCCACCTGTTATATTAAGTAAAACACCCTTAGCTCCTTTTATAGACGTTTCTAGTAATGGTGATTGTATAGCTTGTCTTGCTGCTTCTATAGCTCTGTTTTCGCCTTGAGCTCTTCCCATACCCATATGCGCTAGGCCTTTTTCCTTCATTATAGATTGAACGTCAGCAAAGTCTAGGTTTATTAAACCTGGTGCTGCAATTAAGTCTGATATAGATTCTATACCTTGTTTTAATACATCATCTGCTATTGAAAATGCTTCTAACATAGATGTATTCTTTTGAACTATTTGTAACAATCTATCATTAGGTATAGTTATTAAAGTATCAACTTTTGTCTTTAACTCTTTTATACCTTGTTCTGCATTTTTCATTCTTACTTTACCTTCAAAAGCAAAAGGTTTTGTTACTACTCCTACTGTAAGTATACCCATCTCTTTTGCTAATTGAGCAACTACAGGTGCAGCTCCTGTTCCTGTTCCTCCGCCCATTCCTGCAGTTACAAATACCATATCCGCACCTTCAAGAACTTTGAGTATTTCATCCTTACTTTCTTCTGCAGACTTTTTCCCAACTTCTGGGTTTGCTCCTGCTCCTAAACCTCTAGTAAGTTTCTCTCCAACTTGAATTTTATGCTCAGCTTTAGATGTATATAAAGCTTGTTTATCAGTATTTACAGCTATAAATTCAACACCTTTTAGTTGTGCTTCAACCATTCTGTTGACAGCGTTGTTACCACCGCCACCTACGCCTATTACTTTGATTTTTGCAAAGTTATCCATTTCTACGTCAAAGTTTAGCATCTACAAACCTCCTTATTTAATATTCAAAGTAAATCTATGTATTAATTATATCATTTTATATTAGCATTTTGTTAATATTTAACTAACTTATTCCACAAAAAAGTTCATTTTCCTCTTTTTTTATTGCATAAATTAGATACAATCTGTCTTCTTATAATTGATAAATTATTAAATAACCTTGTCCCAAATACCAATATATCTACATAATACATAGGAACTCCTATTATATATCCTATGTAAGTAAATTTTTTAAAGCCTAATTTAATTTTTAATTTACTTATATCCAGAGTACTCTATTGTATAATGTCATTTAAATATAATACCCAGTTATTATAATAAGCGAACTACCATTAATTACCTATATTATAAATATTCACCTTCTATATTTTACTTTGAAATACCTCCATTATTCAAGTTTTTTATTCATGTTTTTTACAAGAATTTGTAAATATACATAAATTTCGTTATTAATTTGTAAAATTTAATAAACAAAAATTAATTTTCAAAATAATTTGTTGCTTATATTTTAGTAAATATAAGCATTTTGAAATTATAATAAAGTTTAACATCATGGAGAGTATATAGCTTGTTCTTTAGAGGTCAAATCTATATTACCACCTTTTTTATTGTTAGATTTTAAATCAACTAGTATAGCCTTTAATCGATTGATATTATACTCTATATCTTCATCTATCTTCAAAACAATATTTGTGTTATCATCTGTTTTCATGTACATTTTATTTTTATTTATTTTTATGCTTTCAACTTTCCTTGACATATTGTTCTTTTTCAATGTATCTATAGCTAAAATTATGTCATTTGATTTATCTGAATTAATTTGAATCTTTGTGTTTAATTTTTTATTTTTTATTTCAATACCACTTACTAAGGGGATATTCTTGTTCTTTATATTTTTTTGTTCTGATAAAACCAATCCATTTTCACCTATATAAATATAAATTGCTCCTTCTTTTATTATTGCATATTCACTATTTTCTTTAATTGTTATTACTAACTTATCGGGAAACTTCCTACTAACT
The nucleotide sequence above comes from Paraclostridium bifermentans. Encoded proteins:
- the sigG gene encoding RNA polymerase sporulation sigma factor SigG encodes the protein MQINKVEICGVNTSELPVLKNNQMTELLIKIKNGDEVARQEFVRGNLRLVLSVIQKFNNRGENIDDLFQIGCIGLIKAIDNFDLSQNVRFSTYAVPMIIGEIRRYLRDNNPIRVSRSLKDIAYKALQVRERLVRSNSKEPTVSEIAKELELDVEDVVMALDAIQDPISLFDPVYQDNGDAIFVMDQVQDKKDTDENWLQEIALKEAIKKLNGRERLVLDLRFYKGRTQIEVADEIGISQAQVSRIEKNALKNMRKYI
- the sigE gene encoding RNA polymerase sporulation sigma factor SigE; translation: MKNFIKLKSKCIGYFYKILKRLGLLNPKSLYYLGGVNILPPPLSTEEEQELLKNLEHDESIKSILIERNLRLVVYISRKFENTGIDVEDLISIGTIGLIKAVNTFKLNKNIKLATYASRCIENEILMYLRKNNKKKTEVSFDEPLNVDLDGNELLLSDILGTENDEIYKLIEEEIDKDLLVMALDRLSDREKQIMELRFGLASKGNERTQKEVATMLGISQSYISRLEKKIISRLKKEMKKFV
- a CDS encoding sigma-E processing peptidase SpoIIGA, whose translation is MYVEYYAIENLLVNYIIISCTAIISKNNSSMKKKWTGATIGMIYSILYLFDNFNLFFSIPMKVLLILIVTKIAFNNESLKGYLRTLTIFYFVNIFIAGSSFFIIYCTGITHLTISFIILITYISGVVLKYIYNDIKELKHIASMKKDMTVCIDEKEVELKALIDTGNLLKDPISKSEVVIISANKLYGILPEEFQKLDLKNINISSIDNVIDKVDKNISYRIRMIPVKQINDSNLVIGIKSDYIKVDGQKIPNVILGLSNFNEDGYNAILNPQLLMSI
- the ftsZ gene encoding cell division protein FtsZ; the protein is MLNFDVEMDNFAKIKVIGVGGGGNNAVNRMVEAQLKGVEFIAVNTDKQALYTSKAEHKIQVGEKLTRGLGAGANPEVGKKSAEESKDEILKVLEGADMVFVTAGMGGGTGTGAAPVVAQLAKEMGILTVGVVTKPFAFEGKVRMKNAEQGIKELKTKVDTLITIPNDRLLQIVQKNTSMLEAFSIADDVLKQGIESISDLIAAPGLINLDFADVQSIMKEKGLAHMGMGRAQGENRAIEAARQAIQSPLLETSIKGAKGVLLNITGGANLGLFEINEASTLVQESCDSEANIIFGATIKEDLKDDLVITVIATGFEDGQDMDLDLINRNNAMNQGQHQNFQQSSLNHNPAREPQRPVMPEQKQEDETVVKQNTSSTYIESDDMEIPTFLRRRR
- a CDS encoding DUF1290 domain-containing protein; this encodes MDISKLKIKLGFKKFTYIGYIIGVPMYYVDILVFGTRLFNNLSIIRRQIVSNLCNKKRGK
- a CDS encoding cell division protein FtsQ/DivIB, producing the protein MKKNKCKLNKRGKFAIYAFILLVILFIYICISSSIFELKQIDVDGNSKITKSDIIKIGDIETGKNIFKYNLNDVEKKLLANPYIKYIKVSRKFPDKLVITIKENSEYAIIKEGAIYIYIGENGLVLSEQKNIKNKNIPLVSGIEIKNKKLNTKIQINSDKSNDIILAIDTLKKNNMSRKVESIKINKNKMYMKTDDNTNIVLKIDEDIEYNINRLKAILVDLKSNNKKGGNIDLTSKEQAIYSP